The Amycolatopsis umgeniensis DNA segment CCTGAAACCCCCCAACTCGGCGGCCACAGTCTAAGCGAACCGGCCGACGGGGCCGGGAGCCCGGGCCGACTGTCCGAAGTGGACAAAGGTTCGACGCCACCCCTCCCGAGGCGGTAGGTTCGCGGTGAGTCCACTCGACCTGGGGAGCTGCGGAATGGACCGTCCGGTCACGGCGGCGGAACTGTTCGACGCCATCGGTTCCGCCTACGAGGACGCCTTCGGGCGGGCACCGGTGGTCGACAAGGCGGTGCGGCAGCTGGTGGACGCGCTGCCGCCGTCGTCGAGGGTGCTCGACATCGGCAGCGGAACGGGCAGGCCCGTCGCGGAGAAGCTGTCCGCCGCCGGTCATCGGGTGACCGGGCTCGACGTGTCGCAGGTGATGATCGACATCGCCCGCGAGCAGGTCCCCGACGCCACCTTCGTCCACGCCGACGTGCGCGAATGGACCTCGCCGCCCGAGTCCTGGGAGGCGGTTTGCGCCTTCTTCCCGTTCCTGCAGATGCCGCGCAAGGACAC contains these protein-coding regions:
- a CDS encoding class I SAM-dependent DNA methyltransferase encodes the protein MDRPVTAAELFDAIGSAYEDAFGRAPVVDKAVRQLVDALPPSSRVLDIGSGTGRPVAEKLSAAGHRVTGLDVSQVMIDIAREQVPDATFVHADVREWTSPPESWEAVCAFFPFLQMPRKDTEAVLAHVARWLVPGGLFALVTVPRDAEDVPAEFFGRTFLETSFAPDDLVRRVGAAGLEVIGTHSELFTADEPGTPPEEHLLITARRPG